The nucleotide sequence ATCGACAGCGGCACCGACCACCATCACCGAGGTCGCGTTGAGCCGCTTCATGCTGATCAACTCGCGGATCGCGCGATTGACGCCCGGGCTCATGCCGTAATCGTCGGCGCACAACCAGATGCGGCGCGGCGGCAAATCCACGCTCATTCAGCCGCGGTCTGCGGGGTCTTGTCGGCAGCCGCCCCGGCGTCGGCGTTCTTCACGCTGTGCTCCGCGACGAAGTAGATCGGGCGCGCCTTGATCTCGGACAGGATCTTGCCGATGTACTCGCCGACCACGCCGATCATGATGAGCTGCACGCCGCCGATGGTCATCAGGCCGACCACCAGCGAGGGATAGCCGGGGACCGACTTGCCGTCGATGAAGGTCTCCCACAGGATCGACAGGCCGAACAGGAACGCGACGAAGGCGAGCAACAACCCGAGCAGGCTGGCTGCACGCAAAGGCGCCACCGAGAACGAGGTCAGGCCTTCGATCGACAGGCCGAGCAAACGTCCCGGGCTGAAAGTTGTGACGCCATGGGCGCGGGCTTCCGGCTCGTAGTCGACGCGGATTTGCTTGAAGCCGATCCAGGTCGCCAGCCCCTTGAAGAAACGATTGCGCTCCGGCAGTTGCCGCAAGGCCGCGGCCGCGCGGGGCGACAGCAAGCGGAAATCGCCGGCATCTTCCGGAATTTTCTGACGCGCACCCCAGTTGATCAGCGTGTAGAAAGTGCGCACGCCGAGCCGCCGCAGCGCCGACTCGTTGTCGCGGTGCGCCTTCGCGGTATAGACCACATCGTAGCCGTCGACGATCCAGTGCTTGACCAGCCGCTCCACCAGTTCGGGCGCATGCTGGCCGTCGCCGTCCATGAACAGCACCGCGCCGCGGCGGGCATGATCGAGCCCGGCCATCAATGCGGCTTCCTTGCCGAAATTGCGCGACAGCGACACCACCTGCACATCGAGCGCCGTCGGCGGCAGACCGCGTGCGATGCTCAGCGTTGTGTCGCTCGATCCGTCATCGACATA is from Afipia massiliensis and encodes:
- a CDS encoding glycosyltransferase family 2 protein; protein product: MTPSADISNLPGSSRAPAAQGSPTQGLSIVVPVYNEAAGLALLHERLCALAGTLRQTYDLACEVVYVDDGSSDTTLSIARGLPPTALDVQVVSLSRNFGKEAALMAGLDHARRGAVLFMDGDGQHAPELVERLVKHWIVDGYDVVYTAKAHRDNESALRRLGVRTFYTLINWGARQKIPEDAGDFRLLSPRAAAALRQLPERNRFFKGLATWIGFKQIRVDYEPEARAHGVTTFSPGRLLGLSIEGLTSFSVAPLRAASLLGLLLAFVAFLFGLSILWETFIDGKSVPGYPSLVVGLMTIGGVQLIMIGVVGEYIGKILSEIKARPIYFVAEHSVKNADAGAAADKTPQTAAE